One genomic window of Phoenix dactylifera cultivar Barhee BC4 chromosome 6, palm_55x_up_171113_PBpolish2nd_filt_p, whole genome shotgun sequence includes the following:
- the LOC103705331 gene encoding putative glycine-rich cell wall structural protein 1 yields the protein MRRCNILSWLLLMLCIGVLISYLDVEARVGKALAHEDNDLGNGNQPLYRSLLSNGGNGGGGFASADGGGVMGGGSGNGEGHGGGSGYGTVGGGGGGGGGGHGGGYGDEEGEGHDAGGGYGSGGGFGGGGGNGGGGFGGGGGGGFGSGSSRGQGGGYGSGFGSGGGSGGGSNGGGYGSGGGGGGGSGSGGGGVGGGSGYGSGFGGGGGVGIGGGQGGGGK from the coding sequence ATGAGGCGGTGCAACATTCTTTCGTGGCTGCTACTTATGCTATGCATTGGGGTGCTAATTAGCTACTTAGATGTGGAAGCAAGGGTGGGGAAGGCATTAGCTCATGAGGATAATGACTTGGGGAACGGAAACCAACCTTTATATAGAAGCTTGTTGTCAAACGGGGGCAATGGTGGAGGTGGCTTTGCCTCGGCAGACGGCGGTGGAGTTATGGGTGGTGGGAGTGGAAATGGAGAAGGCCATGGTGGAGGATCGGGTTATGGTACggtaggtggtggtggtggtggtggaggggGAGGACATGGCGGTGGCTATGgagatgaagaaggagaaggacatGACGCGGGTGGTGGTTACGGTTCCGGAGGCGGTTTTGGTGGTGGAGGTGGTaatggaggaggaggctttGGCGGTGGAGGCGGTGGTGGGTTCGGCTCAGGCTCTAGCAGGGGCCAGGGAGGTGGCTACGGCTCGGGCTTTGGCAGTGGTGGTGGCTCTGGAGGAGGAAGTAATGGCGGTGGATATGGCTCCGGTGGTGGGGGTGGTGGTGGAAGTGGCTCTGGTGGCGGCGGCGTAGGTGGTGGGAGCGGCTATGGCTCAGGATTTGGTGGGGGTGGAGGGGTTGGGATTGGAGGTGGGCAAGGAGGTGGTGGAAAGTAG
- the LOC120111199 gene encoding E3 ubiquitin-protein ligase RGLG2-like, translating to MPTKVILAHLKWDMMQEFYDNIPSRAFDNFQFVNFTEIMSRNIANSRKETEFALAALMEIPSQYKATIDLQLLGKRRGTPEMTALPPPIKSHGSTYSNPKYSHSSSSEQDAGVHKRASAIPSESSLEEQQVNKLIYIYGFPFFFADF from the exons ATGCCGACAAAAG TTATACTGGCTCATCTCAAATGGGACATGATGCAAGAATTTTATGATAATATACCTTCACGCGCATTTGATAATTTCCAG TTTGTGAACTTTACAGAGATCATGTCTAGAAATATTGCCAATAGCAGAAAGGAGACAGAGTTCGCGCTTGCAGCATTGATGGAAATCCCATCACAATATAAAGCAACAATAGACCTTCAACTTTTGGG TAAACGAAGAGGAACACCAGAAATGACTGCTCTCCCTCCACCAATTAAAAGTCATGGTTCAACATATTCAAATCCAAAATACTCACACTCAAGCAGCTCGGAGCAAGATGCTGGAGTTCATAAAAGGGCGTCAGCCATTCCATCAGAGAGTTCTCTAGAAGAGCAACAAGTAAATAAATTGATTTACATATAtggtttcccctttttttttgcagaTTTCTGA